The Psychrilyobacter piezotolerans nucleotide sequence AGATTATATAAACATAGAACTTTGAGAAAATGAGATAAAGAGACTTGCTAAGAGGTCATTTTTGAGGTTAAAAACTCTTTTTTTAGATGTTCCCTAGCTTCTCAGTAAATATTTTACTCAGTCGCCCAACGGAATAAGTTCCGCAGTATAACGAGGACTGTAGCTATAAAAAGACGGACATTACCTTTGACTTACTCAAATAACATCATTTAGAAAAAGTGAGCTTTTCTTTGGTTCGTTTCTTTTGCTCATCAAAAGAAATGAACCCAGTTAAGGATGGAATCCTTAGGTCTTTTTTACAAGTAGCAACTTAGGTTATACAGTAATTACTGATATGAAAAATAGATTTTATGAAGGATTAATATCTGAAAAAAATAAAAAGTTTCTTGAAGGAGTAAATAATGGCAAATACTAGATTGATTAAACCAGATAAAAATTATAAAAATGCTTTTTTGACCTATGTTGAGGAAATAAAAAAGAGCGGATCAGAAACATATGAATTATATAAAAATGCAGAAATAGATTTTAAATTATATGTAGATGAATTAAAAAATACTGAATTGGGGATTGGGTTACCCAATGGCTGGGTTCCCTGCAGCAGTTACTGGCTTGTTGATTCAAAAGATGAAGTTCTTGGGGTTATAAGGATTCGTCATAGAGTAGACAGCGATTATCTGCAAACCATCGGTCATATAGGTTATGAAATTAAAATGACTCGAAGAAGAGAGGGCAACGGGAATCAAATTTTAAAGATGGGATTATTAGAAGCCGGTAAGATGGGGATCAATAATTTATTAATTACTTGTGATGAGGGAAATATTGGTTCAGTTCGAATCATTGAAAAGAATAATGGTAAATTAAAATCTTCATTTATAGATTCAGATACAGGAG carries:
- a CDS encoding GNAT family N-acetyltransferase, with translation MANTRLIKPDKNYKNAFLTYVEEIKKSGSETYELYKNAEIDFKLYVDELKNTELGIGLPNGWVPCSSYWLVDSKDEVLGVIRIRHRVDSDYLQTIGHIGYEIKMTRRREGNGNQILKMGLLEAGKMGINNLLITCDEGNIGSVRIIEKNNGKLKSSFIDSDTGERVLQYIVKL